One window from the genome of Pedobacter schmidteae encodes:
- a CDS encoding TlpA disulfide reductase family protein, with the protein MLKTLVTAVLGLLAFTANAQNGFSVKGKIAGNHEGKKVILNYSSKGKMLKDSAVVKNGSFLVKGRVDDVVKAKITLKDLIEDKGPMTIEKMNAADEQEFFLENANFSVAGSSVKTALIKGGAAQADYLALKSQLKPLQEKMKPLSEKMGQYFKEKNEKARDELFPQLRAIRMDMNKVEDAFISGHPDSYVTLDLLDGRSGVINVEKLGPAYNALSARIKTSVQGKKLGERLKVAMKTDIGKPALNFVQNNTEGKPVSLASLKGKYVLLDFWASWCGPCRAENPNVVKAYKKFKDKNFEIIAVSLDDKKDAWLKAIETDGLPWIHVSDLQGWKNAVAGMYDVKAVPQNFLIGPDGVILAKNLRGEELEKRLGELIKN; encoded by the coding sequence ATGTTAAAAACATTAGTTACCGCTGTATTGGGCCTATTGGCCTTTACCGCAAACGCGCAAAATGGTTTTTCTGTAAAAGGAAAAATTGCAGGAAACCATGAAGGAAAAAAAGTGATATTAAATTACAGCAGCAAGGGTAAAATGTTAAAAGATTCGGCTGTTGTTAAAAATGGGAGTTTTTTAGTGAAAGGCCGCGTGGATGATGTTGTAAAAGCTAAAATAACCCTAAAAGACCTTATAGAGGACAAAGGACCAATGACTATAGAAAAAATGAATGCGGCAGATGAGCAGGAGTTTTTTCTGGAGAATGCAAATTTTAGTGTGGCAGGATCCAGTGTGAAAACGGCATTGATTAAAGGAGGAGCCGCACAAGCCGATTATCTGGCATTGAAATCGCAATTAAAACCATTGCAAGAAAAAATGAAGCCGCTGAGTGAAAAAATGGGGCAGTATTTCAAGGAGAAGAACGAGAAGGCCAGGGATGAACTGTTTCCACAGCTTAGAGCTATTCGTATGGACATGAATAAGGTGGAAGATGCGTTTATTAGCGGACATCCGGATTCCTATGTTACACTTGATCTCCTGGACGGCAGGAGCGGCGTAATTAATGTAGAGAAGCTTGGCCCGGCATACAATGCTTTAAGCGCTCGGATTAAGACTTCGGTACAGGGTAAAAAACTGGGCGAACGCTTAAAGGTGGCTATGAAGACAGACATTGGCAAGCCGGCCCTCAATTTTGTGCAGAACAATACGGAGGGTAAACCGGTATCTCTGGCTTCTTTGAAAGGTAAGTATGTGCTGCTCGATTTCTGGGCCAGTTGGTGTGGTCCTTGCAGAGCGGAGAACCCGAACGTGGTAAAGGCCTACAAAAAGTTTAAGGACAAGAATTTCGAAATCATTGCCGTTTCCTTAGATGATAAAAAAGACGCCTGGTTAAAAGCGATTGAGACAGATGGATTGCCATGGATCCATGTGAGTGACCTGCAGGGCTGGAAAAATGCGGTGGCGGGGATGTACGATGTAAAAGCTGTGCCTCAAAATTTTCTCATTGGTCCGGATGGTGTGATCCTGGCCAAGAACCTGCGTGGTGAAGAACTGGAAAAAAGGTTGGGCGAGTTGATTAA